Proteins found in one Gammaproteobacteria bacterium genomic segment:
- the dnaE gene encoding DNA polymerase III subunit alpha, with protein MNPQFVHLRLHSEFSIIDGLVRIPELMRKASELQMPAIALTDFSNLFALVKFYRAAIANGVKPIIGADVLIKDKEMQERYRIVLLCIDNTGYRNLTELLTRAYLNGQHGGQPTIDRSWINEFNQGLIVLSGGREGDLGKLLLKQDMARIDTCVNNWKKVFSDRFYVELQRTGREGEDVYNERALEIADKNNLPVVATNDVRFLTSQEYEAHEVRVCINQGRVLADPRRSRAYSEQQYLRPVDEMVALYSDVPSAISNTIEIAKRCNVRLEFGKNVLPEFPTGELTTDEYLREQSLLGLQNRLERIKSIGESVDLNSYKQRLDIELDVIESMGYSGYFLIVSDFTRWSRENGVPVGPGRGSGAGSLVAYVLGITDIDPLQYDLLFERFLNPERVSMPDFDIDFCMAGRDRVIDYVATRYGREKVSQIITYGTMAAKAVVRDVGRVLGHPYGFVDRIAKMVPFEVGMTLAKALDREKDFKQLVDDDDEVRTLIDMALQLEGLARNAGKHAGGVVIAPSKLTDFTPLYCEAGGANVVTQLDKDDVEAIGLVKFDFLGLRTLTIIDRTLAKVNARLEKETKPPIDLNALPLDDKATYTLLQNQQTTAVFQLESDGLKDILGRLKPDKFEDIVALVALYRPGPLQSGMVDDFIDRKHGALVEYPHPDLEAILNETYGVILYQEQVMQIAQVLAGYSLGGADLLRRAMGKKKPEEMAKQRAIFVKGATERKVDDSNANYIFDLMEKFAGYGFNKSHSVAYAMLSYQTAWLKAHYPAEFMASVLSADMDNTDKVVHLREECKTMKLDVLPPCANASHYGFTVTEDLKIVYGLGAIKGVGEAAVESLVHEREKNGYYKTLNDFCMRLETQKFNRRSMEAMIRSGALDSCGHTRATLMHHLPRAMQTAEQHHRNDDIGQNDMFGGGQVVAREGVMEEKPEWDEDTLLAAERETLGLYFSGHPVDQYREELANLVGKTLKERLAQPIAPIDTNYRNKDANMVKVGGLLMDMRLRNSPSGRIAFLTLDDNTARMHVAVFADTYSQFKHHIVKDQILIVDGVISIDDYNGKPRIRAKEITRLDDARVDYGKGIVVSINAEEQKDSLIVDLENTLKPYRDGSCKVLIQYQSAHGEAKFQLGDQWNVVPERDLIRRLSSLQGVNNARVVY; from the coding sequence ATGAATCCGCAATTTGTTCATTTACGCTTGCATAGCGAATTTTCTATTATTGATGGACTAGTACGTATTCCTGAACTGATGCGAAAAGCTTCAGAGTTGCAAATGCCCGCGATAGCTCTCACAGATTTCTCTAATCTCTTTGCCTTAGTCAAGTTTTATCGTGCAGCCATTGCAAATGGCGTTAAACCAATCATTGGCGCAGATGTTTTAATTAAAGATAAGGAAATGCAAGAGCGATACCGCATTGTATTGTTATGCATAGACAATACTGGTTATCGTAACTTAACAGAATTGTTGACGCGTGCGTATTTGAATGGGCAACACGGAGGTCAACCGACAATCGATCGCAGTTGGATAAATGAATTCAATCAAGGGTTAATTGTATTGTCTGGTGGACGTGAAGGTGATTTGGGCAAACTGCTCTTAAAGCAGGATATGGCTCGTATCGACACATGTGTAAATAATTGGAAAAAGGTTTTTTCAGATAGATTTTATGTGGAATTACAAAGAACAGGCCGTGAAGGAGAGGATGTATATAACGAGCGTGCATTAGAGATTGCAGATAAAAACAATCTTCCAGTAGTGGCGACCAATGATGTGAGATTTTTAACATCACAAGAATATGAAGCTCATGAAGTACGTGTTTGTATCAACCAAGGTCGAGTTCTAGCTGATCCTCGGCGTTCGCGCGCTTATAGTGAACAACAATATTTGCGTCCTGTGGATGAAATGGTGGCTTTGTATTCAGATGTGCCTTCAGCAATTTCAAATACTATCGAAATAGCAAAACGCTGTAATGTGCGTTTAGAGTTTGGTAAAAATGTTTTACCAGAATTTCCAACAGGAGAGCTTACAACTGATGAATATTTGCGTGAGCAATCTCTGCTAGGTTTGCAAAATCGATTAGAAAGAATTAAGTCTATTGGTGAATCAGTGGATTTAAATAGCTATAAGCAGCGTTTGGATATCGAGCTTGATGTGATTGAAAGCATGGGTTACTCAGGTTATTTCTTAATTGTGTCAGATTTCACTAGATGGTCACGAGAAAATGGCGTGCCTGTTGGACCGGGTCGAGGGTCTGGTGCGGGTTCTTTGGTTGCATATGTGTTAGGAATTACTGATATAGATCCTCTTCAATATGATCTGTTATTTGAGCGTTTCTTAAATCCTGAGCGTGTGTCTATGCCTGATTTTGATATAGATTTTTGCATGGCTGGGCGTGACCGGGTGATTGATTATGTTGCCACACGATATGGTCGCGAAAAAGTTAGTCAAATAATTACTTACGGTACCATGGCTGCTAAAGCTGTAGTGCGTGATGTTGGTCGTGTGCTCGGACACCCTTATGGATTTGTTGACCGCATCGCTAAAATGGTGCCATTTGAAGTTGGCATGACTTTGGCAAAAGCATTAGACCGTGAGAAAGATTTCAAGCAGCTGGTAGATGATGATGATGAAGTTCGAACACTCATCGATATGGCTTTACAGCTTGAAGGTCTGGCGCGTAATGCAGGCAAACATGCTGGTGGAGTTGTCATTGCGCCGTCTAAATTAACTGATTTCACTCCACTATATTGTGAAGCTGGTGGTGCTAACGTTGTTACTCAGTTAGATAAAGATGATGTTGAAGCAATTGGTTTGGTTAAATTTGATTTTCTTGGGCTGCGAACATTAACAATAATTGATCGCACTCTAGCTAAAGTAAATGCACGCCTAGAAAAGGAAACTAAACCACCGATCGATTTAAATGCATTGCCGCTTGATGATAAAGCTACATACACTTTATTGCAGAATCAGCAGACTACTGCCGTATTTCAGTTAGAGTCTGATGGTTTAAAAGATATTTTAGGAAGACTTAAGCCAGATAAGTTTGAAGATATTGTTGCATTAGTTGCTTTGTATCGGCCAGGGCCTTTGCAGTCTGGCATGGTGGATGATTTTATAGATCGTAAACATGGTGCCTTAGTTGAATATCCTCATCCAGATTTGGAGGCTATTCTAAATGAAACCTATGGAGTAATTTTGTATCAAGAACAAGTGATGCAAATTGCACAAGTATTGGCGGGCTATTCCTTAGGTGGGGCAGATTTATTGCGACGCGCAATGGGTAAGAAGAAACCTGAAGAAATGGCCAAGCAGCGTGCTATCTTTGTGAAAGGTGCTACAGAGCGAAAAGTTGATGATTCTAATGCCAACTATATTTTCGATTTAATGGAAAAGTTTGCTGGATATGGTTTTAATAAATCACACTCAGTGGCTTATGCAATGCTTTCTTATCAAACAGCGTGGTTAAAAGCACATTACCCAGCAGAGTTTATGGCGTCAGTACTTTCGGCCGATATGGATAATACCGATAAAGTAGTTCACTTGCGTGAAGAATGTAAAACCATGAAGCTCGATGTATTACCGCCGTGTGCGAACGCGTCGCATTATGGATTCACCGTAACAGAAGATCTAAAAATTGTTTATGGATTAGGTGCAATAAAAGGTGTTGGTGAAGCCGCTGTTGAGTCATTAGTGCATGAACGTGAGAAAAATGGATATTATAAAACTCTTAATGATTTTTGTATGCGATTAGAAACGCAAAAATTTAATCGCCGTAGTATGGAGGCAATGATACGCTCAGGAGCATTAGATTCATGTGGGCACACTCGTGCAACGCTGATGCATCATTTGCCTCGAGCTATGCAAACAGCTGAGCAGCATCATCGTAATGATGACATTGGGCAGAATGATATGTTTGGTGGTGGTCAAGTTGTGGCGCGTGAAGGGGTCATGGAAGAAAAGCCAGAGTGGGATGAAGATACTCTGCTAGCAGCGGAACGTGAAACTTTAGGGTTATATTTTTCAGGTCATCCAGTCGATCAGTATCGAGAAGAGTTAGCAAATTTGGTAGGTAAAACACTGAAGGAACGATTAGCGCAACCAATTGCACCAATTGATACTAACTATCGAAACAAAGATGCCAACATGGTGAAGGTGGGTGGTTTATTGATGGATATGCGACTTCGAAATAGTCCTTCTGGGCGCATTGCATTCTTAACTTTAGATGACAATACTGCACGTATGCATGTCGCAGTATTTGCTGATACTTACAGTCAATTCAAGCACCATATTGTGAAAGATCAAATTTTGATCGTGGATGGTGTGATCAGCATCGATGATTATAATGGCAAGCCGCGAATCCGGGCTAAAGAAATTACCCGCTTAGATGACGCGCGAGTAGATTACGGAAAAGGCATTGTTGTTAGCATTAATGCTGAAGAGCAAAAAGATTCTTTGATAGTCGATCTTGAAAATACTTTGAAGCCTTATCGTGATGGTAGTTGTAAAGTACTGATTCAATATCAGTCTGCACATGGCGAGGCAAAATTTCAGCTTGGTGACCAGTGGAATGTTGTTCCTGAACGAGATCTGATTCGAAGATTGTCCAGTTTGCAAGGTGTTAACAATGCTAGAGTGGTTTATTAG